A single Cupriavidus sp. D39 DNA region contains:
- a CDS encoding acyl-CoA dehydrogenase family protein, which translates to MDLNYSASDDAFRAEVRGWLEANLPAEISSKILNHRRPNRDDLVRWHKLLAGRGWSAPHWPVQYGGTGWNATQRHIWDEENARVGAPGVLPFGVAMVAPVIMKYGSEAQKDYYLPRILDCTDWWCQGYSEPGSGSDLASLKTRAELTSDGKHYIVNGQKTWTTLGQHADMIFCLVRTDPEAKKQEGISFLLIDMKTPGITVRPIIMLDEEHEVNEVFFDNVEVPVENRVGEENRGWTYAKYLLGHERTGIARVGNSKRELGFLKRVAKQQQKNGRPLLEDPLFGAKVAALEIELMALELTVLRVVSSESAGKGPGPEASMLKIKGTEIQQMLTELMVEAVGPYAQPFDTAYLECEHEHAVTGYDDAAPLAAYYFNYRKTSIYGGSNEIQKNIISQMILGL; encoded by the coding sequence TGGATCTCAACTATTCGGCGTCCGACGATGCCTTCCGCGCCGAAGTGCGCGGCTGGCTGGAGGCCAACCTGCCGGCGGAAATCAGCAGCAAGATTCTGAACCACCGCCGCCCCAACCGCGACGACCTGGTGCGCTGGCACAAGCTGCTGGCGGGCCGCGGCTGGTCCGCGCCGCACTGGCCGGTGCAGTACGGCGGCACGGGCTGGAACGCCACGCAGCGCCATATCTGGGACGAGGAAAATGCCCGCGTCGGCGCGCCCGGCGTGCTGCCCTTCGGGGTGGCCATGGTCGCGCCCGTGATCATGAAGTACGGCAGCGAAGCGCAGAAGGACTACTACCTGCCGCGCATCCTGGATTGCACCGACTGGTGGTGCCAGGGTTACTCCGAGCCGGGTTCGGGTTCCGACCTGGCGTCGCTGAAGACCCGCGCTGAACTCACCTCCGACGGCAAGCACTACATCGTCAACGGCCAGAAGACCTGGACCACGCTCGGCCAGCACGCCGACATGATCTTCTGCCTGGTCCGCACCGATCCCGAAGCCAAGAAGCAGGAGGGCATCTCCTTCCTGCTGATCGACATGAAGACCCCGGGCATCACCGTGCGCCCGATCATCATGCTCGACGAAGAGCACGAAGTGAACGAAGTGTTCTTCGACAACGTCGAGGTGCCGGTGGAGAACCGCGTGGGCGAGGAAAACCGCGGCTGGACCTACGCCAAGTACCTGCTTGGCCATGAGCGCACCGGCATTGCCCGCGTGGGCAACTCCAAGCGCGAGCTGGGCTTCCTCAAGCGCGTTGCCAAGCAACAGCAAAAGAACGGCCGCCCGCTGCTGGAAGATCCGCTGTTCGGCGCCAAGGTTGCCGCGCTGGAAATCGAGTTGATGGCACTGGAACTGACCGTGCTGCGCGTGGTGTCGAGCGAGAGCGCCGGCAAGGGCCCTGGCCCCGAGGCTTCGATGCTCAAGATCAAGGGCACCGAGATCCAGCAGATGCTGACCGAGCTGATGGTGGAGGCTGTCGGCCCCTACGCGCAGCCGTTCGACACCGCCTACCTGGAGTGCGAACACGAGCACGCGGTGACCGGCTACGACGATGCCGCGCCGCTGGCCGCTTACTACTTCAACTATCGCAAGACCTCCATCTACGGCGGGTCCAACGAAATTCAGAAGAATATCATCAGCCAGATGATCCTGGGGCTGTGA
- a CDS encoding acyl-CoA dehydrogenase family protein: protein MNFNLSDEQKQLADAVHRFIDKDYDFETRKKGIKAEAGHSDAAWGALVELGLTALPVPEAQGGFSGTPVDMMVVMQELGRGLVVEPYFATVVAAYALKLAGGQDALLEQVAGGELKLATAFNEPHARYALNDVRVTAKGGKLNGRKVVTIHGAQAGKLVVSARTSGADADTNGISLFLVDPKAAGVSITDYRTIDNLRAADITFKDAQGELLGTEGAAFALIEQVADYAAVLLCAEAVGVMDTLNAATLEYAKTRQQFGVPIARFQALQHRMVEMFIHAEQSRSITLLAAAKFDEASPEERRRFASAAKARVGQAARSVGQEAVQIHGGMGVTDELPAAHMFKRLTLINTTFGDVDHHLSRFAAPPGFLETV, encoded by the coding sequence ATGAACTTCAATCTCAGCGACGAACAGAAGCAACTGGCTGACGCCGTCCATCGCTTCATCGATAAAGACTACGATTTCGAAACCCGCAAGAAGGGCATCAAGGCCGAAGCCGGCCATAGCGATGCCGCCTGGGGCGCGCTGGTCGAGCTCGGCCTGACCGCGCTGCCGGTGCCGGAAGCGCAGGGCGGTTTCTCGGGCACGCCCGTCGACATGATGGTGGTGATGCAGGAACTGGGCCGCGGCCTGGTGGTCGAGCCGTACTTCGCCACCGTGGTTGCCGCCTACGCGCTCAAGCTGGCCGGCGGCCAGGACGCGCTGCTGGAGCAGGTCGCTGGTGGCGAGCTGAAGTTGGCCACCGCCTTCAACGAGCCGCATGCCCGCTATGCGCTCAATGACGTGCGCGTGACCGCCAAGGGCGGCAAGCTCAACGGCCGCAAGGTCGTGACCATCCACGGCGCGCAAGCCGGCAAGCTGGTGGTGTCGGCCCGCACCAGCGGCGCCGATGCCGACACCAATGGCATTTCGCTGTTCCTGGTGGACCCGAAGGCGGCCGGCGTCAGCATCACCGACTACCGCACCATCGATAACCTGCGCGCTGCCGATATCACTTTCAAGGATGCACAGGGCGAGTTGCTGGGCACCGAAGGCGCGGCGTTTGCGCTGATCGAGCAGGTGGCCGACTACGCCGCCGTGCTGCTGTGCGCGGAAGCCGTTGGCGTGATGGACACGCTCAACGCCGCCACGCTGGAGTACGCCAAGACCCGCCAGCAGTTCGGCGTGCCGATCGCGCGCTTCCAGGCGCTGCAGCACCGCATGGTGGAGATGTTCATCCACGCCGAGCAGTCGCGTTCCATCACGCTGCTGGCCGCCGCCAAGTTCGACGAGGCCAGCCCGGAAGAACGCCGTCGCTTTGCCTCCGCGGCCAAGGCACGCGTGGGCCAGGCGGCTCGCTCGGTCGGCCAGGAAGCCGTGCAGATCCACGGTGGCATGGGCGTCACCGATGAACTGCCGGCGGCGCACATGTTCAAGCGCCTGACGCTGATCAACACCACCTTCGGGGATGTCGATCATCACCTGTCGCGCTTTGCGGCGCCGCCTGGCTTCCTGGAAACGGTCTGA
- a CDS encoding MaoC family dehydratase, which translates to MRTIASLEELESLQGQEVAISDWIEITQQQVNQFAEATGDHQWIHVDVERARRESPFGGPVAHGFLTLSLLPAFMHNAIDMPGVKMGVNYGLNRVRFTAPVPVGSRLRARVKLLSVERLEPLPNAPALVGAQSNWEVTVEREGSERPVCVAESISRRYS; encoded by the coding sequence ATGCGTACCATCGCTTCGCTCGAAGAACTGGAAAGCCTGCAGGGCCAGGAAGTGGCCATCAGCGACTGGATCGAGATCACCCAGCAGCAGGTCAACCAGTTCGCCGAAGCCACCGGCGATCATCAATGGATCCACGTCGACGTGGAGCGCGCCCGCCGCGAATCGCCGTTCGGCGGGCCGGTGGCGCATGGCTTCCTGACCTTGTCGCTGCTGCCGGCGTTCATGCACAACGCGATCGACATGCCCGGCGTGAAGATGGGCGTCAACTATGGCCTGAACCGCGTGCGCTTTACCGCGCCGGTGCCGGTCGGCAGCCGCCTGCGTGCGCGCGTGAAGCTGCTATCGGTGGAGCGCCTGGAGCCGCTGCCGAACGCGCCCGCGCTGGTCGGCGCCCAGTCCAACTGGGAAGTCACGGTGGAGCGCGAAGGCAGCGAGCGCCCGGTGTGCGTGGCGGAATCCATCAGCCGCCGCTACTCGTAA
- a CDS encoding MFS transporter, giving the protein MNTLPTYQPRSAWAMASMLTWLSLINFLDKIVLGMVAVPLMADLKLAPAEFGLIASSFFWLFSLSTVLVGFLSNRVATRWLLLAMGLAWAVLQVPLALAGSAMTILLCRMLLGAAEGPAFPISVHALFKWFPDHKRNLPVAMINQGANVGLLLAGLLIPLVTIRWGWRANFMILAGIGMAWSAMWLCVGREGPLAQASAPRAGTAATPVRLPYRRIFRDPTVLACLAVGFCAYWALALGLTWLPAYLEKGLGFDPVTTGRWYAAIVASAMPVTLVLSGLSQRMLRAGASSRLARGAVISVAALAGGGVYLAIASISLAPVPKTLLIAVAACLPPVAFALTPAMLAQIVPEGQRGSVLSIHTALTTLAGILAPAVVGQLVQRHGMNGGFEVGFTINALLLLASGVIGLCWLNPERSAKALAASPQDIAAARSPA; this is encoded by the coding sequence ATGAATACACTTCCCACCTACCAGCCACGCAGCGCCTGGGCCATGGCCTCGATGCTGACCTGGCTTTCGCTGATCAACTTCCTCGACAAGATCGTGCTGGGCATGGTCGCGGTGCCGCTGATGGCGGACCTGAAGCTTGCGCCGGCCGAGTTCGGCCTGATCGCCAGCAGCTTCTTCTGGCTGTTCTCGCTATCCACCGTGCTGGTTGGCTTTCTGTCCAACCGCGTGGCCACGCGCTGGCTGCTGCTGGCGATGGGCTTGGCGTGGGCCGTGCTGCAGGTTCCGCTGGCGCTGGCGGGATCGGCCATGACCATCCTGCTTTGCCGCATGCTGCTTGGCGCGGCCGAGGGGCCGGCCTTCCCGATCTCCGTGCATGCGCTATTCAAATGGTTTCCAGACCATAAGCGCAACCTGCCGGTGGCGATGATCAACCAGGGGGCCAACGTGGGCCTGCTGCTGGCGGGACTGCTGATCCCGCTGGTGACGATACGATGGGGCTGGCGCGCCAATTTCATGATCCTGGCCGGCATCGGCATGGCGTGGAGCGCGATGTGGCTCTGCGTGGGGCGCGAGGGGCCGCTGGCGCAGGCAAGCGCGCCACGCGCCGGCACCGCGGCCACGCCCGTGCGCCTGCCCTATCGCCGCATCTTCCGCGATCCGACCGTGCTGGCCTGCCTGGCCGTCGGCTTCTGCGCGTACTGGGCGCTGGCGCTGGGGCTGACCTGGCTGCCCGCCTACCTGGAAAAGGGCCTGGGCTTCGACCCGGTCACCACCGGGCGCTGGTATGCCGCCATCGTGGCCTCGGCCATGCCCGTCACGCTGGTCCTTAGCGGGTTGTCGCAGCGCATGCTGCGCGCGGGCGCATCGTCGCGGCTCGCGCGTGGCGCGGTCATCTCGGTGGCCGCGCTGGCAGGCGGCGGCGTGTACCTGGCGATCGCGTCGATCTCGCTGGCGCCGGTGCCCAAGACCTTGCTGATTGCCGTGGCGGCATGCCTGCCACCCGTGGCGTTCGCACTGACGCCAGCCATGCTCGCGCAGATCGTGCCGGAGGGCCAGCGCGGCAGCGTGTTGTCCATCCACACGGCGCTGACCACGTTGGCCGGCATCCTGGCACCGGCGGTGGTGGGGCAACTGGTGCAGCGCCATGGCATGAACGGGGGCTTCGAAGTGGGCTTCACGATCAACGCTTTGCTACTGCTGGCCAGCGGTGTGATTGGCCTGTGCTGGCTCAATCCCGAGCGTTCCGCAAAGGCGCTGGCGGCCTCGCCACAAGACATCGCGGCCGCGCGCTCACCGGCCTGA
- a CDS encoding alpha/beta fold hydrolase: protein MQRLAIASEPIQTSLIEAGTGRPTLLVHGTSSSAETNWAALLPGLAQRRRCLALDLAGSGETRDDGGPLTLDALVGQVRACMALEGDAPVDLVGYSLGGVVAAAAAALMPEHVRRLVVFGAWARTDSRVRLLFALWQSLAQSDRKQLARMILLNGVSEHFIAPMDDATIEGILRRFGAGLAPGSDRQAALDATIDITPLLARIRAATLVIGMRHDQMVPPAHCRALAEALGDASYAEIDSGHLVMLEQPERLLALIEQHLD from the coding sequence ATGCAACGTCTGGCCATCGCGTCGGAACCCATCCAGACCAGCCTGATCGAGGCCGGCACCGGCCGCCCCACCCTGCTTGTGCACGGCACCAGTTCCAGCGCGGAGACCAACTGGGCCGCGCTGCTGCCCGGGCTCGCGCAGCGCAGGCGCTGCCTGGCGCTGGACCTTGCCGGCTCCGGCGAAACCCGCGACGACGGCGGACCGCTGACGCTCGATGCGCTGGTGGGACAGGTGCGCGCCTGCATGGCGCTTGAGGGCGATGCGCCCGTGGACCTGGTCGGCTATTCGCTAGGCGGGGTGGTGGCCGCCGCCGCGGCTGCGCTGATGCCGGAGCACGTGCGGCGCCTGGTGGTGTTCGGCGCCTGGGCGCGCACCGATAGCCGCGTGCGCCTGCTGTTTGCGCTATGGCAGTCGCTGGCGCAGTCGGACCGCAAGCAACTGGCGCGCATGATCCTGCTCAACGGCGTATCGGAGCACTTCATCGCGCCCATGGACGACGCCACCATCGAGGGCATCCTGCGGCGTTTCGGCGCAGGCCTGGCGCCCGGCAGCGACCGCCAGGCCGCGCTCGACGCCACCATCGACATCACACCGCTGCTGGCGCGCATCCGCGCCGCCACGCTGGTGATCGGCATGCGCCACGACCAGATGGTGCCGCCGGCGCATTGCCGCGCGCTTGCCGAGGCGCTTGGCGACGCCAGCTACGCGGAGATCGACAGCGGGCACCTGGTGATGCTGGAGCAACCCGAGCGCCTGCTCGCACTGATCGAGCAACACCTGGACTGA
- a CDS encoding flavin-containing monooxygenase, with translation MKASTTPGADQIVIIGAGVAGMCMGIRLKQAGIDDFVILEKAGTVGGTWRDNTYPGCGCDIPSHLYSFSFAPKPDWSSAYSPQPEIHRYLQHCAERFGLLGHIRFGIEVTEARYDEGACLWQVSTGNGDTIAARILVSGTGQLNRPLAPDIPGLDSFAGTAFHCARWRHDADLRGKQVAVIGNGASALQFIPRIAPEAGKLTVFQRSANWVLPRNGEAYTAEQQARFRRHPWTARLHRWHLYLQRELRFGRMQRDSGRNRELETLARRYLAHMIADPALRAKLTPDYPIGCKRILISDDFYQALKRPNVQVETTRIARVEADAVVTADGARHPADAIIFATGFDARSFLAPIRIHGRHGRTLADQWREDPEAYLGMTAPGFPNLFVLYGPNTNLGHNSIIFMLECQARYVLQCIQACRSARFASMEVRPEVVTRFNQALQAAIGQTAWAGSCSSWYKSASGRVINNWSSHATAYWWKTRKPDWGHFVLRHASDGGRYITGSQFTVDGGITAQ, from the coding sequence TTGAAAGCGTCAACGACGCCCGGCGCGGACCAGATCGTCATCATCGGCGCCGGCGTGGCCGGCATGTGCATGGGCATCCGGCTCAAGCAGGCCGGCATCGATGACTTTGTCATCCTGGAGAAGGCCGGCACGGTAGGCGGCACCTGGCGGGACAACACCTACCCGGGCTGCGGCTGCGACATCCCCTCCCATCTCTACAGCTTCTCGTTCGCGCCCAAGCCGGACTGGTCCAGCGCGTACTCGCCCCAGCCGGAGATACACCGCTACCTGCAGCATTGCGCCGAGCGCTTCGGGCTGCTCGGGCATATCCGCTTCGGCATCGAGGTCACCGAGGCACGCTACGACGAAGGCGCCTGCCTGTGGCAGGTGAGCACAGGTAACGGCGACACCATCGCCGCGCGCATCCTTGTCAGCGGCACCGGGCAGCTCAACCGTCCGCTGGCGCCGGACATCCCGGGGCTGGACAGCTTTGCCGGCACGGCCTTCCATTGCGCGCGCTGGCGGCATGACGCCGACCTGCGCGGCAAGCAGGTCGCGGTGATCGGCAACGGTGCCAGCGCGCTGCAGTTCATTCCACGCATCGCGCCGGAAGCGGGCAAGCTGACGGTGTTCCAGCGAAGCGCCAACTGGGTGCTGCCGCGCAACGGCGAGGCCTATACCGCCGAGCAACAGGCGCGCTTCCGGCGTCACCCGTGGACGGCGCGGCTGCATCGCTGGCACCTCTACCTGCAGCGTGAGCTGCGCTTCGGGCGCATGCAACGGGACAGCGGGCGCAACCGGGAACTGGAAACGCTGGCGCGCCGCTACCTGGCGCACATGATTGCCGACCCCGCGCTGCGCGCCAAGCTCACGCCGGACTACCCGATCGGCTGCAAGCGCATCCTGATCTCCGACGATTTCTACCAGGCGCTCAAGCGGCCTAACGTCCAGGTCGAGACCACCCGCATCGCCCGTGTCGAAGCCGACGCCGTGGTCACCGCCGACGGCGCCAGGCATCCGGCCGACGCCATCATCTTCGCGACCGGCTTCGACGCCCGCTCCTTCCTCGCGCCGATCCGCATCCACGGCCGCCATGGACGCACCCTGGCCGATCAGTGGCGCGAGGATCCCGAGGCCTATCTGGGCATGACGGCGCCGGGGTTTCCCAACCTGTTCGTGCTGTACGGCCCCAATACCAACCTGGGCCACAACTCCATCATCTTCATGCTCGAGTGCCAGGCGCGTTATGTCCTGCAGTGCATCCAGGCCTGCCGCTCAGCGCGCTTCGCCTCCATGGAAGTGCGCCCGGAGGTGGTGACGCGCTTCAACCAGGCATTGCAGGCGGCCATCGGCCAGACCGCGTGGGCCGGCTCGTGCAGCAGTTGGTACAAGTCGGCGAGCGGCAGGGTCATCAACAACTGGTCGAGCCATGCCACCGCCTATTGGTGGAAGACGCGCAAGCCGGACTGGGGACACTTTGTGCTGCGCCACGCCAGCGACGGGGGCCGCTACATCACGGGCTCGCAGTTCACCGTCGATGGCGGCATCACTGCCCAGTAA
- the urtA gene encoding urea ABC transporter substrate-binding protein, giving the protein MKRRDMLKLSAVAAAALFATAGVSPLVMAQSKEPIKIGILHSLSGTMAISETSLKDVALMTIDEINKSGGVLGRKLEPVVVDPASNWPLFAEKARQLITKDKVAVTFGCWTSVSRKSVLPVYEELNSLLFYPVQYEGEEMSKNVFYTGAAPNQQAIPAVEYLMSKEGGGAKRFFLLGTDYVYPRTTNKILRAFLKSKGVADKDIEEVYTPFGHSDYQTIVANIKKFSQGGKTAVISTINGDSNVPFYKELGNAGLKAKDVPVVAFSVGEEELRGIDTKPLVGHLAAWNYFMSVKNPENEAFKKQWAAWVKANNLPGGDKRVTNDPMEATYVGIHMWAQAVKKAGTTDTDKVRAAMYGQTFKAPDGFTLTMGENHHLYKPVMIGEVKGDGQFTVVWKTPKAVRAQPWSPFIAGNEGKPDKVM; this is encoded by the coding sequence ATGAAAAGACGTGACATGCTGAAGCTGTCGGCGGTAGCCGCCGCGGCCTTGTTTGCAACGGCAGGCGTGAGCCCGCTGGTAATGGCGCAGTCCAAGGAACCGATCAAGATCGGTATCCTGCATTCGCTGTCCGGCACCATGGCCATTTCCGAGACTTCGCTCAAGGACGTGGCGCTGATGACCATCGACGAGATCAACAAGAGCGGCGGCGTGCTTGGCCGCAAGCTTGAGCCGGTCGTGGTCGATCCCGCTTCCAACTGGCCGCTGTTTGCCGAGAAGGCGCGCCAGCTGATCACCAAGGACAAGGTCGCCGTCACGTTCGGCTGCTGGACCTCGGTGTCCCGCAAGTCGGTGCTGCCCGTTTATGAAGAGCTGAACTCACTGCTGTTCTATCCGGTGCAGTACGAAGGCGAGGAGATGTCCAAGAACGTCTTCTACACCGGCGCGGCGCCCAACCAGCAGGCCATTCCCGCGGTGGAATACCTGATGAGCAAGGAAGGCGGCGGCGCCAAGCGTTTCTTCCTGCTCGGCACCGACTACGTCTACCCGCGCACCACGAACAAGATCCTGCGTGCCTTCCTGAAGAGCAAGGGCGTGGCGGACAAGGATATCGAAGAGGTCTACACGCCGTTCGGCCACAGCGACTACCAGACCATCGTCGCCAACATCAAGAAGTTCTCGCAAGGCGGCAAGACCGCGGTGATCTCCACCATCAACGGCGACTCCAACGTGCCCTTCTACAAGGAACTGGGTAACGCTGGCCTGAAGGCCAAGGACGTGCCGGTGGTGGCGTTCTCGGTGGGCGAGGAAGAACTGCGCGGCATCGACACCAAGCCGCTGGTGGGCCACCTGGCCGCATGGAACTACTTCATGTCGGTCAAGAACCCGGAAAACGAAGCCTTCAAGAAGCAATGGGCGGCGTGGGTCAAGGCCAACAACCTGCCGGGCGGCGACAAGCGCGTGACCAACGACCCGATGGAAGCCACCTACGTGGGCATCCATATGTGGGCGCAAGCCGTGAAGAAGGCCGGCACCACCGACACCGACAAGGTCCGCGCCGCCATGTACGGCCAGACCTTCAAGGCCCCGGACGGCTTCACCCTGACCATGGGCGAGAACCATCACCTGTACAAGCCGGTGATGATCGGCGAGGTCAAGGGCGATGGCCAGTTCACGGTGGTGTGGAAGACCCCGAAGGCCGTGCGTGCGCAGCCGTGGAGCCCGTTCATCGCGGGTAACGAAGGCAAGCCGGACAAGGTGATGTAA